One part of the Trichoplusia ni isolate ovarian cell line Hi5 chromosome 2, tn1, whole genome shotgun sequence genome encodes these proteins:
- the LOC113503101 gene encoding gonadotropin-releasing hormone II receptor-like isoform X1: protein MDIDEKVSGPGGASQKNWTHLNTSDELPLDMRFNHGHMVSMTVYSVLMVVSATGNLTVLSQLMKRKRAGRASRLDVLLMHLAVADLMVTFLMMPLEIAWAGTVQWLAGDLMCRVMMFTRTFGLYLSSFVLICIAVDRYYAILKPLNVTWEARVRRALITAWVCAGLASLPQSFIFHVEEHPDVKGYYQCVSYGSLPTESHEFAYFLVNMILMYVIPLLSTLYCSSAALLEIIKRANTSNDKMRRSGVGILGRARARTLKMTVTIVLVFFTCWSPYYCYCLWYWIDKDSLRSLDPAIQKAMWLFSCTNSCANPIVYGVFNRNRWSWRAGRVSYFNVRCRSGSMRRGSRLPYGESMEISAATLARARNSLGSDRNGRRDSAYNTQNGSQKHWNTINNNHVSNGMV, encoded by the exons ATGGATATAGATGAAAAGGTGTCAGGTCCGGGCGGAGCGTCCCAGAAGAACTGGACGCACCTGAACACCAGTGATGAACTGCCTCTAGACATGAGGTTCAACCACGGGCACATGGTGTCCATGACAGTGTATAGTGTGCTGATGGTAGTGTCTGCGACGGGGAACCTGACGGTGCTGTCGCAGCTCATGAAGAGGAAGCGGGCTGGGAGAGCCAGCCGGCTGGATGTGCTACTCATGCATTTAGCTGTCGCCGATCTTATG GTGACGTTCCTGATGATGCCGCTGGAGATCGCGTGGGCGGGCACCGTGCAGTGGCTGGCCGGGGACCTTATGTGCAGGGTCATGATGTTCACGAGGACCTTCGGGCTCTACCTCTCCAGCTTCGTGCTTATTTGTATCGCTGTTGATAG ATACTACGCAATACTAAAGCCCCTGAACGTGACGTGGGAGGCGCGCGTGCGCAGGGCGCTCATCACGGCGTGGGTGTGCGCCGGGCTCGCCAGCCTGCCGCAGAGCTTCATATTCCACGTCGAAGAGCACCCAGACGTTAAAGG GTACTACCAATGCGTGTCTTACGGGTCTTTGCCAACGGAAAGCCACGAGTTCGCGTACTTCCTGGTGAACATGATCCTCATGTACGTGATCCCGCTGCTGTCCACGCTGTACTGCTCTTCTGCAGCGCTGCTTGAGATCATCAAGAGGGCTAACACCTCAAATG ataagaTGCGTCGCTCCGGCGTGGGCATTCTGGGCCGGGCGCGAGCGCGGACGCTGAAGATGACTGTCACTATAGTTCTAGTCTTTTTTACTTGTTGGTCTCCTTACTACTGTTATTGTTTATG GTACTGGATCGACAAGGACTCGCTGAGGAGTCTAGACCCGGCCATCCAGAAGGCGATGTGGCTGTTCTCGTGCACCAACTCGTGCGCCAACCCCATCGTGTACGGAGTGTTCAACAGGAACCGCTGGTCCTGGCGCGCCGGCCGGGTGAGTTACTTC AACGTTCGATGTCGAAGCGGCAGCATGAGACGTGGTTCGCGGCTGCCGTACGGTGAATCAATGGAGATATCCGCAGCTACCCTCGCCAGGGCGAGGAACTCGCTGGGAAGCGATCGTAATGGCCGCCGGGACTCCGCTTACAACACCCAAAACGGATCCCAGAAACATTGGAACACGATCAACAACAACCACGTCAGTAACGGCATGGTGTAG
- the LOC113503092 gene encoding excitatory amino acid transporter 3, which yields MPLQIRRNRCTSFLRENLLTIFTIIGVIAGSLLGCGLRFSGHEWSRRDVMYFQYPGELFLRMLKSLIVPLLVSSIVSAIGSLDLSLSGKVGLRAIIYYMTTTICAVMLGIALVTTIKPGKETTYTQPNATKVISKDTLTSDTLLDLIRNVFPENLAQATIASYRTKLIYDKNDTKSRLGELETYQIQGEYQSGSNVLGLVCFSIVLGITLGKMGEKARPLQDFFHSLSEAMMIITGWVIWLSPLGVFFLVTAKIMEIDDFGDLVGRLGKYFFTVLLGLFLHGFGTLSILFILATKKLPCKYIAKMGQVMATAFGTASSSATMPITIGCCDDMGLDPRITRFVIPIGATINMDGTALYEAVAAIFIAQLRKVEMSFGKIIAVSVTATAASIGAAGIPQAGLVTMVMVLDTVNLPAEDVSLILAVDWLLDRFRTTINVVCDALGAIIVTSLSQGDIDKSRALNEREAAPSHELTELEKGDH from the exons ATGCCGCTCCAAATCCGAAGAAACCGCTGCACATCGTTCTTGAGGGAGAATCTCCTGACCATCTTCACGATCATCGGCGTGATCGCGGGCTCGCTGCTCGGCTGCGGGCTCCGGTTCTCTGGCCATGAGTGGTCCCGCCGTGACGTCATGTACTTCCAGTACCCCGGGGAACTGTTCCTCAGGATGCTGAAGAGCTTGATCGTTCCCCTGCTCGTGTCTAGTATTGTTTCCGCTATTGGGTCGCTGGATCTCAGCTTGTCTGGCAA GGTTGGTCTTCGGGCGATCATCTACTACATGACCACAACAATATGCGCCGTGATGCTGGGGATAGCTCTTGTCACCACCATCAAGCCAGGAAAGGAAACCACTTACACGCAGCCGAACGCCACCAAGGTCATCTCGAAGGACACTCTGACTTCAGATACACTGCTGGACTTGATAAG GAACGTGTTCCCCGAGAACCTGGCGCAGGCAACGATCGCTTCATACCGCACCAAACTCATCTACGATAAAAACGATACTAAAAGTCGACTAG GAGAGTTGGAAACCTACCAGATCCAGGGCGAGTACCAGAGCGGCAGCAACGTGTTGGGTCTGGTCTGCTTCAGCATCGTGCTGGGCATCACCCTCGGCAAGATGGGGGAGAAGGCGCGCCCGCTGCAGGACTTCTTCCACTCGCTCTCCGAAGCCATGATGATCATTACTGGATGGGTTATTTG GCTTTCACCACTTGGAGTATTCTTCCTCGTGACTGCAAAGATTATGGAGATCGATGACTTCGGGGACCTTGTGGGACGACTCGGGAAGTACTTCTTCACGGTACTGCTGGGGCTGTTCCTCCACGGTTTCGGTACCCTCAGCATCCTGTTCATCTTGGCCACCAAGAAGCTACCCTGCAAGTACATCGCGAAGATGGGACAGGTCATGGCCACTGCTTTTGGTACTGCTTCCAG TTCAGCGACGATGCCGATTACCATCGGCTGCTGTGACGACATGGGCCTGGACCCGCGCATCACTCGGTTCGTGATCCCCATCGGAGCCACCATCAACATGGACGGCACTGCGCTGTACGAGGCCGTGGCCGCCATCTTTATTGCCCAGCTGAGGAAGGTCGAGATGTCTTTCGGCAAGATTATTGCTGTGAG TGTGACAGCGACGGCGGCGAGTATAGGAGCGGCGGGAATCCCGCAGGCGGGGCTGGTCACCATGGTGATGGTGCTGGACACCGTCAACCTGCCCGCCGAGGACGTCTCCCTCATCCTCGCTGTGGACTGGCTGCT CGACCGCTTCCGTACAACCATCAACGTGGTGTGCGACGCTCTGGGCGCGATTATCGTGACGTCACTCTCCCAGGGTGACATCGACAAGTCGCGAGCCCTCAACGAGAGGGAAGCGGCGCCATCCCACGAGCTTACCGAGCTAGAGAAAGGAGACCATTGA
- the LOC113503101 gene encoding gonadotropin-releasing hormone II receptor-like isoform X2: MDIDEKVSGPGGASQKNWTHLNTSDELPLDMRFNHGHMVSMTVYSVLMVVSATGNLTVLSQLMKRKRAGRASRLDVLLMHLAVADLMVTFLMMPLEIAWAGTVQWLAGDLMCRVMMFTRTFGLYLSSFVLICIAVDRYYAILKPLNVTWEARVRRALITAWVCAGLASLPQSFIFHVEEHPDVKGYYQCVSYGSLPTESHEFAYFLVNMILMYVIPLLSTLYCSSAALLEIIKRANTSNDKMRRSGVGILGRARARTLKMTVTIVLVFFTCWSPYYCYCLWYWIDKDSLRSLDPAIQKAMWLFSCTNSCANPIVYGVFNRNRWSWRAGRNVRCRSGSMRRGSRLPYGESMEISAATLARARNSLGSDRNGRRDSAYNTQNGSQKHWNTINNNHVSNGMV, from the exons ATGGATATAGATGAAAAGGTGTCAGGTCCGGGCGGAGCGTCCCAGAAGAACTGGACGCACCTGAACACCAGTGATGAACTGCCTCTAGACATGAGGTTCAACCACGGGCACATGGTGTCCATGACAGTGTATAGTGTGCTGATGGTAGTGTCTGCGACGGGGAACCTGACGGTGCTGTCGCAGCTCATGAAGAGGAAGCGGGCTGGGAGAGCCAGCCGGCTGGATGTGCTACTCATGCATTTAGCTGTCGCCGATCTTATG GTGACGTTCCTGATGATGCCGCTGGAGATCGCGTGGGCGGGCACCGTGCAGTGGCTGGCCGGGGACCTTATGTGCAGGGTCATGATGTTCACGAGGACCTTCGGGCTCTACCTCTCCAGCTTCGTGCTTATTTGTATCGCTGTTGATAG ATACTACGCAATACTAAAGCCCCTGAACGTGACGTGGGAGGCGCGCGTGCGCAGGGCGCTCATCACGGCGTGGGTGTGCGCCGGGCTCGCCAGCCTGCCGCAGAGCTTCATATTCCACGTCGAAGAGCACCCAGACGTTAAAGG GTACTACCAATGCGTGTCTTACGGGTCTTTGCCAACGGAAAGCCACGAGTTCGCGTACTTCCTGGTGAACATGATCCTCATGTACGTGATCCCGCTGCTGTCCACGCTGTACTGCTCTTCTGCAGCGCTGCTTGAGATCATCAAGAGGGCTAACACCTCAAATG ataagaTGCGTCGCTCCGGCGTGGGCATTCTGGGCCGGGCGCGAGCGCGGACGCTGAAGATGACTGTCACTATAGTTCTAGTCTTTTTTACTTGTTGGTCTCCTTACTACTGTTATTGTTTATG GTACTGGATCGACAAGGACTCGCTGAGGAGTCTAGACCCGGCCATCCAGAAGGCGATGTGGCTGTTCTCGTGCACCAACTCGTGCGCCAACCCCATCGTGTACGGAGTGTTCAACAGGAACCGCTGGTCCTGGCGCGCCGGCCGG AACGTTCGATGTCGAAGCGGCAGCATGAGACGTGGTTCGCGGCTGCCGTACGGTGAATCAATGGAGATATCCGCAGCTACCCTCGCCAGGGCGAGGAACTCGCTGGGAAGCGATCGTAATGGCCGCCGGGACTCCGCTTACAACACCCAAAACGGATCCCAGAAACATTGGAACACGATCAACAACAACCACGTCAGTAACGGCATGGTGTAG